In Candidatus Omnitrophota bacterium, a single window of DNA contains:
- a CDS encoding cupin domain-containing protein, protein MQQYSTDQNEFWRVLGGSARSQAALMTLEPGKDTGGPDNRHARSDQWLYVISGKGEAFVSGETLDLKEGMLVLIEAGEAHQIRNTGDKPLRTLDFYAPPEY, encoded by the coding sequence ATGCAGCAGTATTCAACAGACCAGAACGAATTCTGGAGAGTTCTCGGCGGAAGCGCGAGGTCACAGGCAGCTCTAATGACCCTGGAGCCGGGAAAGGATACCGGAGGGCCTGATAACCGGCATGCCCGGAGCGATCAGTGGCTTTACGTTATCTCCGGAAAAGGCGAAGCCTTCGTAAGCGGTGAAACTTTGGACCTGAAGGAGGGCATGCTCGTTCTGATAGAGGCCGGGGAAGCTCATCAGATAAGAAATACCGGGGATAAGCCCCTCAGGACACTCGATTTTTACGCGCCACCGGAATATTAG
- a CDS encoding 6-carboxytetrahydropterin synthase, producing MYTLRIEKEFHSYHYLTGGDWGPENSRHKHLYKACLKLEGERLDRHGFLVDIVKLEGALSESVKEFENKTLNSLRQFEGLNPSIENFARIIALSIASSLDGNIETVTVSVSEDNTASASYRMELG from the coding sequence GTGTACACGCTCAGAATAGAAAAAGAATTTCATTCGTACCATTACCTGACCGGCGGCGACTGGGGGCCCGAGAACAGCAGACACAAACACCTGTACAAGGCCTGCCTGAAGCTTGAGGGAGAACGTCTCGACAGGCATGGTTTCCTGGTGGATATTGTAAAGCTTGAGGGGGCACTGTCAGAGTCAGTAAAAGAGTTTGAGAATAAGACGCTCAATTCCCTCCGGCAGTTCGAGGGCCTTAACCCGAGCATAGAGAACTTCGCCCGGATAATCGCTCTAAGCATCGCTTCTTCTCTGGATGGTAATATTGAGACCGTGACAGTGAGCGTAAGCGAGGACAACACGGCTTCAGCTTCTTACAGGATGGAACTGGGATGA
- a CDS encoding GTP cyclohydrolase: MKTSAAQEHNTGNKTVPRTRPFVTLSYAQSLDGCIALSPGCPCPLSSENSLKITHRLRSEHDAILIGIGTALADDPTLTVRHVTGRSPRPVVIDTNLRLPLYCNMIKNNPLPVWIATGQGADKKKVSAFRERNVRIIQVPPRDNGWLDLEALLRKLKNSGINNLMVEGGTGIISSFINEQLVDKVILTICPVYLSGQPSYRKSPGDIRASSLPRLEVTGHFSSGEDIIITGYPIWKRKDLQEKE, translated from the coding sequence ATGAAGACATCCGCAGCACAAGAACACAATACCGGCAATAAGACAGTTCCTCGCACCCGGCCGTTCGTGACTTTAAGTTACGCGCAGAGCCTTGACGGATGCATAGCGCTGAGCCCGGGATGCCCATGCCCTCTGAGCAGCGAGAACTCCCTAAAGATCACGCACCGTCTGAGAAGCGAACATGACGCGATCCTCATAGGAATAGGCACAGCCCTTGCCGATGACCCCACATTGACGGTAAGACACGTAACAGGCCGATCTCCCAGGCCGGTCGTTATCGATACGAATCTGAGGCTTCCATTGTACTGCAACATGATAAAGAATAACCCTCTGCCCGTATGGATAGCGACCGGCCAGGGCGCGGACAAAAAAAAGGTCAGCGCATTTAGAGAAAGGAACGTACGCATAATTCAAGTGCCGCCCAGGGACAACGGGTGGCTGGACCTTGAGGCGCTTCTCAGGAAACTGAAGAATTCGGGCATAAATAACCTCATGGTGGAGGGCGGTACGGGCATAATATCAAGTTTCATCAACGAACAGCTCGTGGATAAGGTCATTTTGACGATATGCCCGGTTTATCTCTCGGGTCAACCCTCCTACAGGAAAAGCCCGGGAGATATTCGGGCTTCTTCCCTGCCCCGCCTTGAGGTTACCGGACACTTCTCTTCGGGTGAAGATATAATCATCACGGGATATCCGATATGGAAAAGAAAAGATCTTCAAGAGAAAGAGTAA
- a CDS encoding oxidoreductase — protein sequence MEKKRSSRERVSLYFEEPGKVRARKEDQEELNDEEVLVTTRLSAISAGTELLFYRGQVPDNMPVDISFEEYSGAVRYPLKYGYSAAGEITDAGRFVPRQWIGRRVFSFNPHESSFCRSLSDLILLPEDMAYEDAVFLPSIETAVNLLHEAKPLIGENVLIIGQGMIGLMATSLIAGMPELLVTLDKNPLRCGASLSMGSSISFDSSSGSCMDLIKEELDRRGQGAGFDLILELSGDPSSLDTAISLAGTGGRIIVGSWYGRKKHAVDLGSSFHRKNLTITSSQVSTVPAFLRNSWTKARRFELCLRLLARIRPSHFISHCFDIHKAQEAYTLLDKEPEKSMQVVFTYGD from the coding sequence ATGGAAAAGAAAAGATCTTCAAGAGAAAGAGTAAGTCTTTATTTCGAAGAGCCCGGCAAGGTCCGCGCCAGGAAAGAAGATCAGGAAGAACTTAATGACGAGGAGGTCCTGGTCACGACCCGTCTCTCCGCGATCAGCGCCGGAACGGAATTGCTTTTTTACCGGGGGCAGGTGCCGGATAACATGCCCGTGGACATCTCCTTTGAAGAGTACTCCGGAGCCGTAAGATACCCTCTGAAATACGGTTATTCCGCCGCCGGCGAAATAACCGATGCCGGCAGGTTCGTCCCGAGGCAATGGATCGGCAGAAGGGTGTTCTCTTTCAATCCCCACGAAAGTTCGTTCTGCCGCAGCCTTTCGGACCTTATCCTCCTGCCCGAGGATATGGCCTATGAAGACGCCGTATTCCTTCCGAGCATAGAAACGGCGGTCAATCTACTCCATGAGGCGAAGCCCCTGATCGGAGAGAACGTACTTATCATAGGACAGGGAATGATCGGCCTCATGGCGACGTCGCTCATAGCAGGCATGCCGGAACTACTGGTGACCCTTGACAAGAACCCCCTGCGGTGCGGCGCGTCACTGTCGATGGGTTCCAGTATCTCATTTGACTCTTCCAGCGGCAGCTGTATGGACCTGATAAAGGAAGAGCTGGATAGAAGAGGTCAGGGTGCGGGCTTTGACCTCATACTGGAACTTTCCGGGGACCCTTCCTCTTTGGATACGGCCATATCCCTGGCCGGCACCGGAGGCCGCATAATCGTTGGCTCATGGTACGGAAGGAAGAAGCATGCAGTAGACCTGGGGTCATCGTTCCACCGGAAGAATCTTACCATAACCTCAAGCCAGGTGAGCACTGTCCCCGCTTTTTTGAGGAACTCCTGGACAAAAGCCAGGCGCTTTGAGCTTTGCCTCAGACTTTTGGCCAGGATAAGGCCATCGCACTTCATATCGCACTGCTTTGACATACATAAAGCCCAAGAGGCATATACCCTGCTGGACAAGGAACCCGAAAAAAGCATGCAGGTGGTATTCACCTATGGAGACTGA
- a CDS encoding glycosyltransferase, producing MKILLMEYSAGTACSGGYIYNRMMARHLAGMGHRIDKLRLKPGDLRGKLAHNFNEGIPSSIKKKNYHLVVQDRLLHPSVFLLNRKIKKTVDLPIIGLIHSLDNSPLFEGPRYFLRKNIEKAYLNTIDGFIATSESTRTETEKLLHRRIPSITAHPGRDTLLCDFRGERLKTRIFSNKTRHILFVGNLIPEKGITELIEALSVNKDREWHLDIVGDAGTCPRFTASIRNKIQKEGLADRVRFHGIIPGEHLSDFYGKSHILAVPSWHEGLGMAYLEAMGFGLAVIASGSGGSGELIEDGKTGFLVTPRKTKELAALIRILLTRDDLLYNIGINAYRRYLRIPDWRSSAKRISDFLSSEAR from the coding sequence ATGAAGATACTGCTTATGGAATATTCAGCCGGAACGGCCTGTTCCGGTGGTTATATTTACAATAGAATGATGGCCAGACACTTGGCGGGAATGGGCCACCGCATCGATAAACTCCGGCTGAAGCCCGGTGATCTGCGGGGAAAGCTCGCCCACAACTTCAATGAAGGCATACCATCCAGCATAAAAAAGAAGAACTATCACCTGGTGGTGCAGGACCGCCTGCTCCATCCCTCGGTTTTCCTTCTTAACAGAAAGATCAAAAAGACCGTGGATTTACCCATTATCGGCCTGATACATAGTCTTGATAATTCCCCGCTTTTTGAGGGACCCAGATATTTCCTCAGGAAAAATATAGAGAAAGCCTACCTCAATACGATTGACGGCTTCATCGCGACAAGCGAATCAACCAGGACCGAAACCGAAAAACTGCTACACAGGAGAATCCCGTCCATTACGGCGCATCCGGGAAGGGATACTCTTTTGTGTGATTTCCGGGGAGAGAGGTTAAAGACACGTATCTTCAGCAATAAAACCCGACATATCCTTTTCGTCGGCAATCTTATCCCGGAGAAAGGCATAACCGAACTTATAGAAGCGCTATCTGTCAACAAGGACCGCGAATGGCACCTTGACATCGTGGGGGACGCCGGTACCTGCCCCAGATTTACAGCCAGTATCAGAAATAAGATACAAAAGGAAGGATTGGCGGACCGCGTAAGATTCCATGGAATCATTCCGGGAGAACATCTTTCGGATTTCTACGGAAAAAGTCACATTCTCGCGGTTCCTTCATGGCATGAAGGCTTGGGAATGGCTTATCTGGAAGCTATGGGCTTCGGCCTTGCCGTTATCGCTTCTGGTTCGGGAGGTAGCGGAGAACTTATCGAAGACGGTAAGACCGGTTTTTTGGTAACTCCCCGAAAAACAAAGGAACTGGCGGCTCTAATCCGCATACTGCTCACCAGAGATGACCTGCTGTATAATATAGGGATCAATGCCTACAGAAGATATCTCCGGATACCCGACTGGAGGTCCAGCGCCAAAAGAATAAGCGATTTTCTGAGTTCTGAAGCACGATGA